AGCCCGATCGTGTGGATCATCACCGCGATCGTGTTGCTGGTCGTCGGGCTGTTTGGTTGCCTTATCCTGTGGCTCGCCAGTGGCGTCTCGGGCCGCGAATTCGCCCCTTCGCACTTCCAGACTCGGACATTTAATGTCGCTTCGGTCCCATGGATCGGATTCCAGATCGGCAGCCTCGATCACTCCTCCGTCAACGATGCGACCAGCCAATATCTGATCGCCCACAAATTGATCAACGTTCCCGCGACGCCACCCAAACGCTGGGACCTGCTGGAAATCTACCGCAATGTCAGCCTCCCTCACGATGCCGATGCAAGCGTATTGACGCTCTACCTGACGGGGCGGGGCAGCCACGGCGTCGATTGGGAACAATGGAGCAAGGATCATCCAGCCGCCGCCGCTGTTTTTTGGCCGTTTGTGCAACAACTGGCGATCGACCAACTGTATCTCATGCTTCCGCAAGCCTTCGATCTGGCTCGCCAACAGACCGATCCGGTCGAACTGCAACAAGCGCTCGACGACTACTTCGTCGCCGAATTCCCCGCCTTTGCCGCCGACCTGGCCCATGCCGGTCGAGAGGCCGAAGCGATCGCGGCCCTCGAATCGGCTATCGATCGCTATCCCCAACAGGCTTCTTTTTCAGCCGTATTGGACGATCTGCAGTCGCAAAAATGAACGCCCCGGATTTCTCGAAGCCATGATCTATTTAGACAACAACGCCACCACGGCGATCACCCCCGAAGTGCTCGACGCGATGCGAGCCGATTGGATGCTGGGACCCGCCAATCCGTCGGCTCAACATCGCATCGGTCGCTCGGCCAAACTGCGGTTGGAGGATGCCTGCGATGCGATGTTGGATTGCTTGGCCGCCAGCGAACATCGTTTTCTACTGACCAGCGGCGGCACCGAAGCCAATAACTGGGTGATCGGCAACCTGGGGCAGGGTGATGGGCCGATCGTCGTCAGCCAGATCGAACACCCCAGCATTCTCGCGGCGGCTCGCGCCGCAGAGGCTCGTGGCATCCCCGTCCGCTATCTGCCGGTCGATGCCAACGGAATTGTCGATCTTCCGCTGTTGCAAACTTGGCTCGCCGAGACTCCCAAGCCGCGGCTGGTCTCGATAATGGCCGCCAACAACGAAACCGGCGTGATCCAAACAATCGCGCCGTTGGCCGCCTGCTGCAATGATGCTGGGGTCCCCTTCCATTCGGATCTTTCGCAAATGCTGGGCAAGCTGCCCGTCGACATCGACCAAATGGGAATCACCGCCGCGACCATCGCGGCCCACAAATTCCATGGACCCGTCGGAGTCGGAGGTCTGATCCTGCGTCGCAACGCGCCGATCTCGCCGCTGCTGGTCGGCGGAGCGCAACAACTGGAACACCGCGCCGGGACCGAACCGACAGCCCTGGTCGTCGGCATGATGACCGCTATCCAACAATGTTTGAACGACTTATCCACAACGCAAACCGCGATGCGACAACGCCGCGACGCGTTGGAAGCAGGGCTGCGGCAACAGATTCCCGATCTGGT
Above is a genomic segment from Rosistilla ulvae containing:
- a CDS encoding cysteine desulfurase family protein, with the protein product MIYLDNNATTAITPEVLDAMRADWMLGPANPSAQHRIGRSAKLRLEDACDAMLDCLAASEHRFLLTSGGTEANNWVIGNLGQGDGPIVVSQIEHPSILAAARAAEARGIPVRYLPVDANGIVDLPLLQTWLAETPKPRLVSIMAANNETGVIQTIAPLAACCNDAGVPFHSDLSQMLGKLPVDIDQMGITAATIAAHKFHGPVGVGGLILRRNAPISPLLVGGAQQLEHRAGTEPTALVVGMMTAIQQCLNDLSTTQTAMRQRRDALEAGLRQQIPDLVVHSAAVDRLPQTTCFSIPNIDRQALLMRLDFESVACSTGSACASGSSEPSHVLQAMGLDSSLLSSSIRLSGSIFTTDSEIDTAVSRIVRCCNKLRNYQDVEK